The Microcoleus sp. FACHB-831 genome has a window encoding:
- a CDS encoding carbohydrate porin produces MGTLSFLIPFDVLNGRKFLVAGGGNGGSQYKIEATYFYPLTNNIAMVPEFYFICYANNFSNNPGIYVGNLRTQFSF; encoded by the coding sequence ATGGGAACGCTATCATTTTTGATACCGTTTGATGTTTTAAATGGCCGCAAGTTCCTTGTTGCTGGGGGTGGGAATGGCGGCAGTCAATACAAAATTGAAGCAACTTATTTTTATCCGCTGACTAATAACATTGCTATGGTTCCAGAGTTTTATTTTATCTGCTACGCGAACAACTTTAGCAACAATCCCGGTATTTATGTGGGTAACTTGCGAACTCAATTTAGTTTCTAA
- a CDS encoding acetamidase/formamidase family protein: protein MADRILKASCQTVHLGGFSHKLEPALIIDSGDRIDVETYTGFYIYDKAPKEFLTPEFLDICHHLPPERKVGPGAHLLTGPIYIRDAEPGDVLEVKLESISPRLSVGFNAIRTGWGALPQQFAEPRLRFIPLDLDKQIAEFPTGSGINIPLRPFFGILGVATPETNRSSIPPGGYGGNIDNRELQAGSRIFLPVFVPGALFSIGDGHSAQGDGEINVTAIETSMNGTIEIKLRKDLKLTAPIAETPTDIITMGFGKTLDEAFEFALKQMIEWLENFAKLSAEDAYVLCSLAVNFRITQVVNSPQKGVHGMLPKSILPMAIAL from the coding sequence ATGGCCGATCGGATTCTCAAAGCCTCCTGTCAAACCGTGCATCTAGGCGGTTTTTCCCATAAGCTAGAACCAGCATTGATAATTGACTCAGGCGATCGCATTGATGTTGAAACATACACTGGTTTCTATATCTATGACAAAGCGCCCAAAGAATTCCTTACCCCAGAATTTCTTGATATTTGTCACCATCTACCACCAGAGCGTAAAGTAGGGCCGGGGGCGCATTTGCTAACAGGGCCAATTTACATCCGGGATGCAGAACCAGGAGATGTTTTAGAAGTAAAACTTGAGAGTATTTCCCCGCGTCTCTCAGTAGGATTTAATGCCATTCGTACTGGATGGGGCGCTTTACCGCAACAGTTTGCAGAACCAAGATTGCGCTTTATTCCATTAGATTTAGATAAACAAATTGCTGAATTTCCGACAGGAAGCGGCATTAATATTCCCTTACGCCCGTTTTTTGGTATTCTCGGAGTTGCCACGCCTGAAACAAACCGTTCTTCAATTCCCCCCGGCGGCTACGGCGGCAATATCGATAACAGAGAACTGCAAGCAGGATCGCGGATATTTTTGCCCGTTTTTGTTCCCGGAGCCTTATTTTCAATTGGTGACGGCCATTCAGCACAGGGAGATGGGGAAATTAATGTCACCGCCATTGAAACTTCGATGAACGGCACTATTGAAATAAAGTTGCGTAAGGATTTGAAACTGACAGCACCAATAGCTGAAACGCCAACTGATATTATCACAATGGGATTTGGCAAAACATTGGATGAGGCATTTGAATTTGCCCTCAAACAGATGATTGAGTGGCTAGAAAATTTTGCCAAATTGAGCGCAGAAGATGCCTATGTTTTGTGTAGTTTAGCAGTAAACTTTCGCATTACTCAAGTAGTGAACAGTCCTCAAAAAGGCGTTCATGGTATGCTACCCAAGTCAATCTTGCCTATGGCGATCGCGCTATGA
- a CDS encoding sulfite exporter TauE/SafE family protein: MTPTSLLIFAAAGLVSGILAGFLGIGGGTVLVPLLVALKYTPVQAVGTSSLAILITAISGSVQNWRMGFFSFKRVLAIGFPAVVTAQFGAYLASNIRPYYLLGAFGLLLLLNVYLVELRKQLTAKKKAQEEYLVETPIEGVSEPKISGLKANISRVATGGAAGILAGLFGVGGGVIMVPLQILLLGETIKVAIQTSLGVIVITAISASAGHALRGNVLLLEALLLGGGGLLGAQISTRFLPKLSDEVISLAFRTLLAVLSIYIFWQAWQSYNSFNFNQ; the protein is encoded by the coding sequence ATGACACCCACCAGTTTATTGATTTTTGCTGCCGCTGGATTAGTTTCGGGAATCCTCGCTGGATTTTTAGGCATTGGTGGTGGAACTGTTCTCGTGCCGTTATTAGTAGCGTTGAAATACACTCCCGTGCAAGCAGTTGGCACAAGCAGCCTAGCAATTTTAATTACAGCAATTTCTGGCAGCGTGCAGAACTGGCGCATGGGTTTTTTCAGCTTCAAACGAGTACTTGCTATCGGCTTCCCTGCTGTAGTGACAGCGCAATTTGGTGCTTATTTAGCCAGCAATATTCGCCCCTATTACCTGTTAGGAGCGTTTGGGTTGCTGCTACTTTTAAACGTCTATTTGGTTGAACTACGCAAGCAGCTAACTGCTAAGAAGAAGGCACAAGAGGAGTATCTTGTAGAGACGCCCATTGAGGGCGTTTCGGAGCCAAAAATATCAGGATTAAAAGCAAATATTTCCAGAGTTGCCACAGGGGGTGCAGCTGGTATACTGGCAGGCTTATTTGGTGTTGGTGGCGGCGTAATTATGGTGCCGCTGCAAATACTATTGTTAGGAGAAACCATCAAAGTCGCGATCCAGACAAGTTTAGGCGTTATTGTTATTACAGCCATATCTGCTTCGGCGGGGCACGCTTTAAGAGGCAATGTTTTGTTATTGGAAGCGCTTCTCTTGGGAGGTGGTGGCTTGCTGGGAGCGCAGATTAGTACGCGGTTTCTGCCAAAATTGTCAGATGAAGTTATTAGTTTAGCCTTTCGCACCCTATTAGCAGTTCTATCAATTTATATTTTCTGGCAAGCATGGCAAAGCTACAACAGTTTCAATTTTAACCAGTAA
- a CDS encoding ABC transporter permease — protein MNNINFFTDYLLASLRLSVPLAFAALGGLWSERSGVLNIGLEGMLLAGAFASAAGAFFSGNVWVGMLLAIAVGGIVGILHAYLCVTLRVDQLVSGLAINLTVAGLTSFWSRILFNSGQAQTLPSINTIGIPFLQDIPIIGFLIFKQDPLVYLLFLLVPLSTYLLFRTSLGLSLRAVGEYPRAADTAGVSVALVRYIAVTLSGCLAALGGAYLSLVHVKFFVEDMSAGKGFIALAALIFGRWHPVSTVLACLLFGATEALQLRIQAFNLNIPYQFLVMLPYIIALLALVGLAGKSTPPAALGIPYIPESRDN, from the coding sequence ATGAATAATATCAACTTTTTTACAGATTATTTATTAGCCAGCTTGCGTCTTTCAGTCCCCTTAGCATTTGCAGCCCTTGGCGGACTTTGGTCGGAACGTTCGGGAGTGCTGAATATTGGATTAGAGGGAATGTTATTAGCCGGGGCGTTTGCTAGCGCCGCTGGGGCATTTTTTAGTGGCAATGTTTGGGTGGGAATGTTGTTAGCGATCGCCGTCGGCGGAATAGTGGGAATACTTCATGCTTATCTGTGCGTAACTTTGCGAGTTGACCAATTAGTATCTGGGCTTGCCATCAATCTAACAGTTGCGGGATTAACTTCGTTCTGGTCGCGCATCTTATTTAACAGCGGTCAGGCGCAAACCTTACCAAGCATTAATACTATCGGCATTCCCTTCTTGCAAGACATACCAATTATAGGTTTTCTCATTTTCAAGCAAGACCCGTTGGTATACTTGTTATTCTTATTAGTTCCGCTGAGTACATATTTATTATTTCGCACCAGTTTGGGATTGTCGCTAAGGGCAGTTGGCGAATATCCCCGCGCCGCTGATACTGCCGGAGTTTCTGTCGCTTTAGTTCGCTATATTGCAGTTACGCTCAGTGGTTGTCTTGCCGCATTAGGAGGAGCTTATCTAAGTTTAGTTCATGTCAAATTCTTTGTAGAAGATATGAGTGCAGGCAAAGGTTTTATTGCGCTTGCTGCATTAATTTTTGGCAGATGGCATCCCGTCAGCACAGTTTTAGCTTGTTTATTATTCGGTGCTACAGAAGCTTTGCAACTAAGAATCCAAGCATTTAATCTGAATATTCCCTATCAATTTTTGGTGATGTTGCCTTATATTATTGCTCTGTTGGCGCTAGTAGGATTGGCGGGTAAATCGACACCACCCGCCGCGCTTGGCATTCCTTATATTCCAGAAAGCCGCGATAATTAA
- the upp gene encoding uracil phosphoribosyltransferase: protein MAAEVNVIDHPLIQHKLTLMRQTQTSTAKFRNLLKEIGMLLAYEVTRDLPLKYEEIKTPLTTMLAPMIAAEKKMVIISIMRAGQGILDGILELIPSARVGHIGLYREPTTQVAIEYYFKVPHDIEHRDVLVVDPMLATGNSAVAAIDRLKEVSPLSIKVLCLLAAPEGIAHFHEQHPDVPIYTAAIDNCLDEHGYILPGLGDAGDRLYGTK from the coding sequence ATGGCTGCTGAAGTTAATGTAATCGACCACCCTTTGATACAGCATAAATTGACACTGATGCGGCAAACACAAACCAGTACGGCGAAATTTCGCAACTTGCTAAAAGAAATTGGAATGCTATTAGCCTATGAGGTGACGCGGGATTTGCCCCTTAAGTATGAAGAAATTAAAACACCGCTCACGACAATGTTAGCTCCTATGATTGCCGCAGAAAAGAAGATGGTAATTATCTCGATTATGCGGGCGGGGCAGGGCATTTTGGATGGAATTTTAGAACTAATTCCTTCAGCAAGAGTGGGGCATATCGGTTTATATCGCGAGCCTACAACCCAGGTGGCAATTGAGTATTATTTCAAGGTTCCCCATGATATTGAACATCGAGATGTTTTGGTTGTCGATCCGATGCTTGCAACTGGAAATTCAGCAGTAGCAGCTATAGACAGACTTAAGGAAGTTAGTCCTTTGTCAATAAAGGTTTTATGCTTGCTAGCAGCACCAGAGGGAATTGCACATTTTCACGAGCAGCACCCGGATGTACCTATTTACACTGCTGCAATTGACAATTGCTTGGACGAACACGGTTATATTTTGCCTGGACTTGGGGATGCAGGCGATCGCTTGTACGGAACCAAGTAG
- a CDS encoding URC4/urg3 family protein, with the protein MSNFQPETIAYLRSPAAIRERCDRIFNLGCEDKLPNFRVDLTQLDKCADYVIQIMRDNYPTLEIPFHSRWQHFEVGNVSRLAELDVILAEFSPLEKAKVKFDLAITSVLLDAGAGADWQYHEQETGQVFHRSEGLAVASFRMFCQGVFSSNPKSQLQADALGLQNLTEKALLQGFQVSETNPLVGLEGRLKLLQRLGQVLSQQATFFGSEKPRPGNLVNYLLDKGNNQLSASTVLNAVLEGLGEIWPGRLAIAGVNLGDVWIHSALGGENESDRYVPFHKLSQWLTYSLLEPLQELDLEITGLDDLTGLPEYRNGGLCLDIGLLQVKEPDILHKLHQVDSEVIVEWRALTVSLLDKIAATIRKKLSLVDRRFIAPAELPLVKVLQGGTWSAGRRIAAELRQSGVPPIQIQSDGTVF; encoded by the coding sequence ATGAGCAATTTTCAACCAGAAACTATCGCGTATTTGAGAAGTCCGGCGGCGATTAGAGAGAGGTGCGATCGCATCTTTAATTTAGGCTGCGAAGACAAACTCCCTAACTTTCGAGTCGATCTAACCCAGCTAGATAAATGCGCTGATTATGTCATCCAAATAATGCGCGATAACTATCCTACTCTAGAAATTCCCTTCCACAGTCGATGGCAACATTTTGAGGTTGGGAATGTCTCGCGCCTTGCAGAACTAGATGTAATTTTGGCAGAATTTTCACCCCTAGAAAAAGCTAAAGTTAAGTTTGACTTAGCAATTACCAGCGTGCTGCTAGATGCTGGCGCGGGTGCAGATTGGCAATATCACGAACAAGAAACAGGACAGGTATTCCATCGTTCTGAAGGGTTAGCAGTTGCCAGTTTCCGAATGTTTTGTCAGGGCGTTTTTTCTAGTAACCCGAAATCGCAATTACAAGCAGACGCCCTCGGCTTGCAAAACTTAACAGAAAAAGCATTATTACAGGGTTTTCAAGTAAGTGAAACAAATCCCCTCGTTGGTCTGGAAGGGCGTCTTAAGCTGCTACAACGTTTGGGACAAGTGCTAAGTCAACAGGCCACTTTTTTTGGCTCAGAAAAACCGCGTCCTGGTAATCTAGTTAATTACTTGCTTGATAAGGGAAATAATCAACTATCCGCCAGTACGGTATTGAATGCAGTATTAGAGGGATTAGGGGAAATTTGGCCGGGACGATTAGCGATCGCTGGAGTAAACTTAGGGGATGTTTGGATTCATTCAGCTTTAGGGGGAGAAAACGAAAGCGATCGCTATGTGCCGTTTCACAAACTTTCCCAGTGGTTAACTTACTCTCTTTTAGAACCACTCCAAGAACTCGATTTAGAAATTACTGGATTAGACGATCTTACCGGGCTACCAGAGTATCGTAATGGTGGTTTGTGTTTAGATATTGGGCTGCTACAGGTCAAAGAACCCGATATATTGCATAAACTTCACCAAGTTGATTCTGAGGTAATTGTAGAGTGGCGGGCGCTAACTGTCAGCTTATTAGATAAAATTGCCGCAACTATTAGAAAAAAGCTGAGTTTGGTAGATAGGCGATTCATCGCGCCCGCTGAATTACCGCTTGTCAAAGTTTTACAAGGAGGAACTTGGAGTGCTGGGCGAAGAATTGCCGCAGAATTAAGACAAAGCGGAGTTCCCCCGATACAAATTCAGAGTGATGGAACAGTTTTTTAG
- a CDS encoding GTP cyclohydrolase II: MEKSSSESKHKHIVLTSHPGRHGKKSVPINWGGSDPIKRGPIIGTLANQTHRNVIGTHSGSYAVYRALAIASGALKANHRADLTNTSPVVHIGPHPSWSDPSKIVALDPFGAIVGEVYTSFLEQGYDIRPTIAITKAHISMPELQDGVAKGRLQIDGKILKSNGSLVVTKVAIDPVWYLPGIAQRLKVKESDLRRILFQQTGGMFPELVTRPDLHVFLPPIGGITVYLIGDIEAIADPNKLLAVRVHDECNGSDVFSSDICTCRPYLVHGIEVCVQTAQEGGAGVMVYFRKEGRALGEVTKFLVYNARKRQEGGDRADAYFARTECVAGVQDMRFQELMPDVLHWLGITRIDRLVSMSDMKYNAITNSGIEVVQRIAIPDDWIPEDAQVEIAAKQAAGYYTPGEVPDAIALAEIKGRNLD; the protein is encoded by the coding sequence ATGGAAAAGTCTTCATCAGAATCTAAGCACAAACATATTGTTTTGACATCGCATCCCGGCAGACATGGCAAAAAATCAGTGCCAATAAATTGGGGAGGAAGCGACCCAATTAAACGGGGGCCGATTATTGGAACATTAGCAAACCAGACTCACCGCAATGTAATTGGTACCCACTCTGGCTCTTATGCAGTTTATCGGGCACTGGCGATCGCTAGTGGCGCACTAAAGGCAAATCACCGCGCCGACTTAACAAATACATCGCCTGTTGTTCATATCGGGCCGCACCCCAGTTGGTCAGATCCTAGCAAAATTGTTGCCCTCGATCCATTTGGTGCAATAGTAGGTGAAGTTTATACATCTTTTTTGGAGCAGGGATACGATATTCGCCCCACGATTGCGATTACAAAAGCTCACATAAGTATGCCAGAGCTGCAAGATGGAGTAGCGAAGGGACGCTTACAAATTGATGGAAAGATATTGAAAAGTAATGGCAGTTTAGTAGTAACTAAGGTAGCCATAGATCCAGTCTGGTATCTGCCAGGAATTGCCCAGCGACTTAAGGTTAAAGAAAGCGATTTGCGGCGCATTCTTTTCCAACAAACTGGTGGGATGTTTCCGGAATTGGTGACGCGCCCAGACTTACACGTATTTTTACCGCCGATTGGTGGAATTACAGTTTATCTAATTGGAGATATAGAAGCGATCGCAGACCCTAACAAGCTTCTTGCCGTGCGGGTACACGATGAATGCAACGGATCGGATGTCTTTAGTTCCGATATTTGCACCTGTCGCCCTTATCTAGTGCATGGAATTGAAGTTTGCGTCCAAACTGCACAAGAGGGCGGCGCGGGTGTAATGGTATACTTCCGCAAAGAAGGCCGCGCCTTGGGCGAAGTTACGAAATTTCTAGTTTACAATGCGCGAAAACGACAGGAAGGAGGCGATCGCGCTGATGCCTATTTCGCCCGTACTGAATGTGTGGCGGGAGTTCAAGATATGCGCTTTCAAGAACTAATGCCTGATGTGTTGCATTGGCTAGGAATTACTCGTATTGACAGATTAGTTTCTATGAGCGATATGAAGTACAACGCAATTACAAATTCCGGAATTGAAGTTGTTCAGCGCATCGCAATTCCAGATGATTGGATTCCAGAAGATGCACAGGTAGAAATTGCCGCCAAGCAAGCTGCTGGTTATTACACGCCAGGAGAAGTGCCAGATGCGATCGCGCTTGCTGAAATTAAAGGAAGGAACTTGGACTAA
- a CDS encoding ABC transporter substrate-binding protein — protein sequence MSGIYPMNRRKFIQYSSLTLGSGILAACTSNSAKPPASQSSSTTTEAGKLDKVSYGTNWFAQAEHGGFYQAVATGIYQQYGLDVTIKVGGPQVNGTQLLMGNAVDFFMGYGADAIKAIEEGIPKITVAAIFQKDPQVLITHPGAGNDNLERLKGKPILISAAANTTFWPFLKAKYGFTDDQKRPYNFNPAPFIADKNSAQQGYVTSEPLAVQKQGGFNPIIHLLADNGYTPYSTTIETKRELVEKNPDLVQRFVDASIKGWYSYLENPAPGNELIRKDNPQMNDEQLAFSLVNLKKYGIIISGDAEQQGIGAMTDDRWRYFFEGMAKAGVFKPGTKYQDAFTLKFVNKGVQAYKS from the coding sequence ATGAGTGGAATTTATCCCATGAATCGCCGCAAGTTCATCCAATACAGTTCGCTGACCCTTGGCAGTGGTATACTCGCCGCTTGTACCAGTAATAGCGCAAAGCCACCTGCATCCCAAAGTTCTTCAACTACGACTGAAGCTGGCAAACTCGATAAAGTCAGTTATGGGACTAACTGGTTTGCTCAAGCTGAACATGGCGGCTTCTATCAAGCAGTTGCGACGGGAATCTATCAACAATATGGGTTAGATGTCACGATAAAAGTGGGTGGCCCTCAAGTCAATGGCACTCAGTTGTTGATGGGAAATGCTGTTGATTTCTTTATGGGTTACGGTGCTGATGCCATCAAAGCAATAGAAGAAGGTATTCCTAAAATTACAGTAGCGGCAATCTTCCAAAAAGACCCGCAAGTGCTAATTACTCATCCTGGAGCGGGGAATGACAACCTAGAGAGACTCAAAGGTAAACCAATTCTAATTTCAGCCGCAGCCAACACAACATTCTGGCCATTCCTCAAGGCAAAATATGGTTTTACAGACGACCAAAAGCGCCCTTATAACTTTAATCCTGCTCCCTTTATTGCCGATAAAAATTCAGCCCAACAGGGATATGTGACTTCTGAACCTTTAGCAGTTCAAAAGCAGGGGGGGTTCAATCCGATAATCCATTTATTAGCTGACAATGGTTATACTCCCTATTCAACAACAATTGAGACTAAAAGAGAACTTGTTGAGAAAAATCCTGATTTAGTGCAGCGTTTTGTTGATGCATCTATCAAAGGTTGGTACAGCTATTTAGAAAACCCCGCCCCTGGAAATGAACTAATTAGAAAAGATAACCCGCAAATGAACGATGAGCAACTTGCTTTTAGTTTGGTAAACCTCAAAAAGTACGGCATTATCATCTCTGGTGATGCCGAACAGCAAGGAATTGGAGCTATGACAGACGATCGCTGGAGATATTTCTTTGAGGGGATGGCAAAAGCTGGAGTTTTTAAACCAGGCACTAAATACCAAGATGCTTTCACTTTAAAGTTTGTCAATAAGGGGGTACAAGCTTATAAGAGCTAA
- a CDS encoding ABC transporter ATP-binding protein produces the protein MNPCPAITLSHVSKAYSNGTVALQDMNLTIAESQFVSLVGPSGCGKSTALRIMAGLGKMSSGTIEWGEHEPQRELAFVFQEAALMPWANVFDNVRLPLKLAGVSKQKSRAAVQEAIYLVGLNGFEKSYPRELSGGMKMRVSIARALVTQPKILLMDEPFGALDEMTRSKLNSDLLALWQEKRWTVVFVTHNIYEAVYLSNRVVVMAARPGRVVADVKIDAAYPRTEEFRTSKLCNEYCREVSARLTETISDLSRSSALPGNALHEAPASITRGSSSL, from the coding sequence ATGAATCCCTGCCCTGCAATTACCCTAAGTCATGTAAGCAAAGCTTACTCTAATGGAACTGTAGCCTTGCAAGACATGAATTTAACTATCGCCGAAAGTCAATTTGTTAGTCTTGTTGGTCCTTCTGGGTGCGGTAAAAGCACGGCATTGCGGATTATGGCTGGACTGGGAAAAATGAGTTCTGGCACTATTGAATGGGGCGAACATGAACCCCAACGCGAATTAGCATTCGTTTTTCAAGAAGCAGCACTAATGCCTTGGGCTAATGTATTTGATAACGTGCGTTTGCCCTTAAAGTTGGCTGGTGTATCTAAGCAAAAGTCTCGTGCTGCGGTGCAAGAGGCCATCTATTTAGTGGGGCTGAATGGGTTTGAAAAATCATATCCTCGCGAACTATCTGGCGGGATGAAGATGCGGGTTTCTATTGCTAGGGCATTAGTAACTCAGCCAAAAATATTGCTGATGGATGAACCTTTTGGCGCTTTGGATGAGATGACGCGCAGTAAATTGAACAGCGATTTACTCGCATTGTGGCAAGAAAAACGCTGGACTGTTGTGTTTGTCACTCACAATATTTATGAAGCTGTGTATTTGTCGAATCGGGTAGTTGTGATGGCGGCGCGTCCTGGCCGAGTGGTGGCTGATGTGAAAATTGATGCAGCTTACCCCCGCACTGAAGAATTCCGCACTTCAAAATTGTGTAATGAATATTGTCGAGAAGTTTCTGCCCGTTTAACAGAAACTATCTCTGATTTGTCTCGTTCCTCGGCTCTGCCTGGAAATGCCCTTCATGAGGCTCCAGCCTCCATAACGAGAGGCTCTTCCTCTCTATAG
- a CDS encoding ABC transporter permease, with protein sequence MTKIIERNGSLAQQKMVNLLNKLISIDFIAPAIVGIVVLLVWAIFVRVTGVPPYILPGPWLVLKTLISEWNELFPSLMITLQITMAAFVAAVVSGLLVSILFTQSKWIERSLFPYAVILQTTPIVAIAPLIIIWLKNNTFAALVVCAWLVAFFPIVSNTTLGLNSIDHNLANVFQLYRASRWQTLLYLRLPSALPYFLGGLRISGGLALIGAVVAEFVAGTGGAKSGIAYQILMSSYNLQIPRMFAALIMTTSLGIIIFIVLTILSDFLLSNWHESAVQREN encoded by the coding sequence ATGACAAAAATTATAGAGCGCAATGGATCTTTAGCCCAGCAAAAGATGGTTAATTTACTCAATAAGTTAATATCAATTGATTTCATCGCCCCCGCTATAGTTGGTATAGTGGTGTTATTAGTATGGGCGATTTTTGTGCGGGTTACTGGTGTACCTCCGTATATTCTTCCTGGCCCTTGGCTGGTGTTAAAAACGCTAATTAGTGAGTGGAATGAGCTGTTTCCATCACTGATGATTACTTTGCAAATTACAATGGCGGCTTTTGTTGCGGCTGTTGTTTCGGGATTGTTGGTGTCTATCTTGTTTACTCAAAGTAAGTGGATAGAACGCAGTTTGTTTCCTTATGCGGTAATATTGCAGACAACGCCAATTGTAGCGATCGCTCCTCTCATTATCATCTGGCTGAAAAACAATACCTTCGCCGCTTTAGTCGTTTGCGCCTGGCTTGTAGCATTTTTTCCCATTGTCTCTAATACGACGTTAGGACTCAATAGCATTGACCACAACTTAGCTAATGTATTTCAACTCTACAGAGCATCCCGCTGGCAAACTTTGCTTTATCTCCGCTTACCAAGCGCCTTACCCTATTTCTTGGGTGGTTTGCGAATTAGCGGCGGCTTGGCGTTGATTGGTGCGGTTGTGGCTGAATTTGTAGCGGGTACTGGGGGAGCTAAGTCGGGAATTGCCTACCAAATATTGATGTCTAGCTACAATTTGCAAATTCCCCGAATGTTTGCAGCTTTAATTATGACTACAAGCTTGGGAATTATCATCTTTATTGTGTTAACTATTCTGTCTGATTTCCTGTTAAGCAACTGGCATGAAAGCGCTGTCCAACGGGAAAATTAA
- a CDS encoding methyltransferase yields MFFNNFMLLTSKPVKEIFCCPEESNFYSHSLESLVLNNCTRSDVVVEFGSGDGSPVINSLTRTKFDGVIHGFDLSKEACQVANSKIKESKLSSKYIIHNSSFFDASKPDADYLISNPPYLPAWDNDLYQPLLHGGVDGNAISKQLLSLDYENVMLMVSSYCDPKGMISYAKAKGYYVPSFVVSPLEFGYYSSEPKVKKRIEELRKENRAFYSKNIYLLAGVVFKKRHSLMIDLSEDLAKIMTSL; encoded by the coding sequence TTGTTTTTTAATAATTTTATGCTTCTTACCTCGAAACCAGTAAAAGAGATCTTTTGTTGCCCAGAAGAATCTAATTTTTATTCACATTCACTAGAAAGTTTAGTTTTAAATAATTGCACTCGTTCGGATGTTGTAGTTGAGTTTGGTTCAGGAGATGGAAGCCCAGTAATTAATTCATTAACAAGAACCAAATTTGATGGTGTAATACATGGATTTGATTTAAGCAAGGAAGCTTGTCAAGTTGCTAATTCAAAAATAAAAGAATCTAAATTAAGTAGTAAATATATAATCCATAATTCATCTTTTTTTGACGCTTCTAAACCGGATGCTGACTATCTGATATCAAACCCACCCTATCTTCCAGCATGGGATAACGATCTTTATCAACCACTGTTACATGGCGGTGTAGATGGCAATGCAATTTCCAAGCAGCTTTTATCCTTAGATTATGAAAATGTAATGCTGATGGTATCTAGCTATTGCGATCCCAAGGGGATGATTAGTTATGCAAAAGCTAAAGGATACTACGTTCCTAGTTTTGTAGTTTCCCCACTAGAGTTTGGCTATTATAGCTCTGAACCAAAAGTTAAAAAACGCATCGAAGAACTGCGAAAAGAAAATAGGGCATTTTATTCTAAAAACATCTATCTATTAGCAGGGGTTGTGTTTAAGAAGCGGCATAGCTTAATGATAGATTTGTCTGAAGATCTAGCTAAAATAATGACATCGTTGTGA